Sequence from the uncultured Draconibacterium sp. genome:
TGTAACCTACGAATAAGGAAAAACCTGGATGAAAATGCTGTAAATGGTATTTGATTCCGGGTTTTTTTCTTCGCTGCCGCGCCCCCGAAGTTTCGGGGCTTCGTGTGGTGTAGGTAATAACCCGTGATACCCCGCTTGCGCCGATCCGTCGGCTTACGGACGGTGTATCTTCGGCAGAATTGAAATCAACAAACTTTCAGCCGTTGGCTGAGGTATAGATTAAAAAACCGCAGCAGCGGTGCGATATACCAACAAACTTATTCAGAAACGTTATAGCCCGGGTATTATACATATACTTCGTTTTGCAAAGATTTTATACACCATTTCGAAGGCAGGGAACTTGATACGATTGAAGTAGAAGAAGTTAACGAATGTTGGAACAGTTAAAAATCCTTTGGATGATATATTTGACAATTCAATATAATAAGTGTATTTTCTATGCCCATTGGGAGGTGTAACAGCACTTTTTAAAACGATACAATAAACAGATTAACAACAGTGATGTTCCATAGTAGTTGTGCTTCATTATCAAAAACCGTTAACCAATGATAAAATTCTTTAGAAAAATCAGACAACAATTGGCCTACGAAAATAATGTATCCAAATACATGAGATATGCTATTGGTGAAATTGTGCTCGTTGTCATCGGAATTCTGATAGCACTTTCATTAAACAACTGGAATGAAGGTAGAAAAGGAAGGATCTATGAAATAAAAGCATTGAAAGAAATATCTGCTGCATTAAAAACTGACTCAATTGTCAATAAAGGAATACAAGAAAGAGTTCAAAGACGGGATACAGCTATAAACAACATTCTTTCTTATTTAAAGAGTGGAGCCACCAATGCAGATTCGATGCTAATTGAAAACCTGAAAGATTCAAATACTGGTATTAAAATTAGTTTCAACGGAGGGGCATATGAAGCGCTAAAATCAAAAGGATTGGAGTACATTAGGAATGATTCGTTGCGTAACATGATCGTTGCTGCGTATGAATTTTGGTTACCCAGAAATGAGATTTTTGGGGATGATGGGAGAAAAGATTATATCTTAAATAATATAGATCAATTACACGAGAAAGTTACTGATCTTTCTATTGAATCAAATGGAGGAAATAATAGTATAAAAGAATCCATCATCTTAAATTCTAATGAAAAGAGAGAGGCGTTAATGCGTTTAATGAACCTCCAAATGGAGCTAACAGAATCTTACAGGGGGCTTCTACTCACCCAATCACGTAAAATCAATCAAGTACAAACACAGATACGTTTAGAACTGGAAAAGTCTAAGCATTGAACCAAAAGGTAAATTGAAATCTCAACGGCTCAGTTTTCCTTTTTAGACAGATTGCCGTTGTGTGTCACACGAACGAAATCAAGGAAGTCCTATACTAAAACAGGATATTTAATTATGAAGAATTTATATAGAAGTTGTGTACTGGTTTTTATAGCTACAATATATTTTTCATTTACAGGCTACAGCTCAAAATCAGATAAAACATTTGATGTTGTAATTGACACCGATTTAGGGGGCGATCCTGATGATATTCAGTCCTTGTTCAGAGCCGTTCATTATAGTGATATAATCAAGATTAAAGGTATAATATCAACACCAAACACGAATAAAAACGCGCATCCCTGGGATACAATAAGAAATACCGACTTAATTAAACACTGGATTAAACGTGTTGATGTAGAACAAATTCGGTCGAACGGGTTTCCGGAATTAATGCCTGAAAAGGAATTACTCTCAATGGTTAAAGCGGGTTCAGTTACCAGTGGGGCACCTTCATTAAAAGGCGCTTCAGAGGGTTCGGACTGGATAGTAGAGGCTGCCCGAAATTATTCAAAGGAAAAACCGCTTTGGATACTTGTATGGGGAAGTATAACAACAACAGCACAGGCTTTGTATGATGCTCCTGATATAGCAGATAAAATTCGGATTTACTTTATTGGTTCCACAAACACATTGCACGATACTGCCAGCAGAAATTTCATTTATAATTTCATGGAAAATAAATATCCTGATTTATGGTGGATAGAGAATGGAATACTTCCGCGGGGAAGTCATGAAACATTCAGAGGGATTTACCAGTCTGGTTTTCAGGAGGGAGAATGGTCGTATACCTCATTTATTGATCATAACATCAGAGATCATGGTTCAAATCATAATGGTCTGTTTGAGGAGAAATGCGGAGATGTTTTTCCGGTGGCCAACTATCCCAAAAACAGCTTAAAGGAGGGAGATAGTCCTTCGATTTTGTATTTACTATCCCCAGTTATTGGAAATGTCGGAGATGTTGATGACCCTACCCGGGAAAGTTGGGGTGGACAATTTCGAAATTACAATGTAGATAAATACCCAAACTACTACGTTGATTTGGACTTGTCGGCAGAGCTGTGTCAAATGACCATTGGTAAATGGCGGTACAATATTTTGAAGGATTGGAAGCAAAGATGGGACAGATATGATAAAAGAGAATAAAAATTAATTACCTCGTTCGCGCCGATCCGTCAGCCGACGGACGGTGTGTCTTCGACAGAATTGAAATCAACAAACTTTCAGCCGCCGGCTGAGGTATAGATTACAAAACCTCACCAGCGTAGGGAATAAAAAAAGAGTTCAACAAATGAGAAATTGGATATTAATATTTGTCATTCTAATCTTTATTACTTTTAGCGGTTATGGACAAGAGCGGGAATGGCTATTAAACAAAGATTCTCTTTTTACATCAATATCTTCTGAACATTTTAATCTATATACTTTTGAGGGGCATCTAAGTGAGAAAACAAAGTCAAATTTCCTAAATGAAAGGGAATCTGCTTATCGACAGATTTCCTATTTTTTTCAGATTAACACTGATTTATCGGTCAATATTTTTCTTTTCAAGAGTAAGCCAACAAAGTATAATCTTACTGGTCATGAAGGTTTTGGATGGGGATTTGACAATAATATTGTTGAGGTATTTAATAATTCAATACGTCTTGACCCTTATCATGAGTTAGCGCATGTAATTGGATATACACTTAATAAACCTCCTGCGATGATTGATGAGGGTACTGCAGTTTATCTATCTCAGTTATATGGAGACAAAGCCTTTTCAAGATTAATTGGTTACCCGACAAAAAGTATTAATGAGATCCTTTTGTTGCTTAACGAAAACGAAAAGGAGCTAACTATCTCAACTTTACTTTCATATAATGATATTGGTGATAATTTAGCGTATTGCATGTCAGCATCTTTTGTTGAATTCTTAATCAAGGAATTTGGGAAACAAAAATTCCTGGAGTTGTATAAATCATTATCAAATTCAGATAGTGTCAAAAATAAAGAGATATTTG
This genomic interval carries:
- a CDS encoding DUF6090 family protein; the protein is MIKFFRKIRQQLAYENNVSKYMRYAIGEIVLVVIGILIALSLNNWNEGRKGRIYEIKALKEISAALKTDSIVNKGIQERVQRRDTAINNILSYLKSGATNADSMLIENLKDSNTGIKISFNGGAYEALKSKGLEYIRNDSLRNMIVAAYEFWLPRNEIFGDDGRKDYILNNIDQLHEKVTDLSIESNGGNNSIKESIILNSNEKREALMRLMNLQMELTESYRGLLLTQSRKINQVQTQIRLELEKSKH
- a CDS encoding nucleoside hydrolase-like domain-containing protein; this translates as MKNLYRSCVLVFIATIYFSFTGYSSKSDKTFDVVIDTDLGGDPDDIQSLFRAVHYSDIIKIKGIISTPNTNKNAHPWDTIRNTDLIKHWIKRVDVEQIRSNGFPELMPEKELLSMVKAGSVTSGAPSLKGASEGSDWIVEAARNYSKEKPLWILVWGSITTTAQALYDAPDIADKIRIYFIGSTNTLHDTASRNFIYNFMENKYPDLWWIENGILPRGSHETFRGIYQSGFQEGEWSYTSFIDHNIRDHGSNHNGLFEEKCGDVFPVANYPKNSLKEGDSPSILYLLSPVIGNVGDVDDPTRESWGGQFRNYNVDKYPNYYVDLDLSAELCQMTIGKWRYNILKDWKQRWDRYDKRE